A stretch of Methanosphaerula palustris E1-9c DNA encodes these proteins:
- a CDS encoding F420-dependent methylenetetrahydromethanopterin dehydrogenase gives MVVKVGIAKLGNIASGVMAELLLDERADREDMQTFMATSGTKLQPEDIDRVVSTMKAWEPDFCIVVSPNGVLPGPVGARDELLKAGIPCVVITDDITTKKEGWEALKASSFGYIIMKADAMIGARREFLDPVEMADFNGNLVKVLALTGAFRKLQTELDKVIDQVKEGKKGADLVLPKVVMTSDKAVDGEFSNPYALAKARAAYEIAQAVAGVNVKGCFMTKEWEKYIPIVASAHEMMRQAAALGDEAREIEKAGNGIIRKPHKKDGTIVSKITLISKPE, from the coding sequence ATGGTTGTTAAAGTTGGAATTGCCAAATTAGGTAATATTGCAAGCGGCGTAATGGCCGAACTTCTTCTTGATGAGCGTGCAGACCGTGAAGACATGCAGACCTTCATGGCGACGAGCGGAACCAAGCTCCAGCCAGAAGACATCGACCGTGTTGTCTCAACAATGAAGGCATGGGAACCAGACTTCTGTATTGTCGTCTCCCCGAACGGCGTCCTCCCCGGACCAGTCGGTGCCCGTGACGAACTCCTGAAGGCAGGCATCCCCTGCGTGGTGATCACCGACGACATCACGACCAAGAAGGAAGGATGGGAAGCCCTGAAGGCCAGCTCGTTCGGATACATCATCATGAAAGCAGACGCCATGATCGGTGCCCGCCGCGAGTTCCTCGACCCAGTCGAGATGGCGGACTTCAATGGGAACCTCGTCAAGGTCCTGGCCCTGACCGGTGCCTTCAGAAAGCTGCAGACCGAACTCGACAAGGTCATCGACCAGGTCAAGGAAGGCAAGAAGGGTGCGGATCTCGTCCTCCCGAAGGTCGTCATGACCTCCGACAAGGCAGTCGACGGCGAGTTCTCAAACCCCTATGCACTGGCAAAGGCACGCGCAGCCTATGAGATCGCCCAGGCAGTCGCAGGCGTCAATGTCAAGGGTTGCTTCATGACCAAGGAATGGGAGAAGTACATTCCGATCGTCGCCAGCGCCCACGAAATGATGCGCCAGGCAGCAGCACTCGGCGATGAGGCCCGTGAGATCGAGAAGGCCGGCAACGGTATCATCCGCAAGCCCCACAAGAAAGACGGCACCATCGTCTCCAAGATCACGCTGATC
- a CDS encoding Tfx family DNA-binding protein: MKEGLLTERQKEVLRYRKQGMTQQQIADIIETSKANVCTIEKSAMENIRRAKETLRFLYTLDAIALCTIPAGTDLLTVGPSIYKEAEKHQIKVKYDTLTLINRLRDSHPDQVRGRYIREEIGVYITQDGDLYFE, translated from the coding sequence ATGAAAGAGGGGTTGCTGACTGAGCGGCAGAAAGAGGTGCTCAGGTACCGGAAGCAGGGGATGACCCAGCAGCAGATCGCCGACATCATCGAGACTTCAAAGGCCAATGTCTGTACCATCGAGAAGTCTGCGATGGAGAATATCCGGCGAGCAAAGGAGACACTCAGATTCCTTTACACCCTGGACGCGATCGCACTCTGCACCATCCCAGCAGGTACCGACCTTTTGACTGTCGGTCCGTCGATCTATAAGGAGGCTGAAAAACATCAGATCAAGGTCAAGTATGACACGCTCACCCTGATCAACCGGCTTCGCGATTCACATCCCGATCAGGTTCGAGGACGATATATCAGGGAGGAGATCGGTGTATACATCACCCAGGATGGTGACCTTTACTTTGAGTGA
- a CDS encoding transcription initiation factor IIB, whose product MQEIEKLRILQTEREALKNRNRVIEHEKKTEDHTESVCPECKSRQLVHDYERAELVCQNCGLVIDDDFIDRGPEWRAFDHDQRMKRSRVGAPMTFTIHDKGLSTMIDWRNRDSYGRAISSKNRAQLYRLRKWQRRIRVSNATERNLAFALSELDRMASALGLPRNVRETAAVVYRDAVDKNLIRGRSIEGVAAAALYAACRQCSVPRTLDEIAEVSRVSRKEIGRTYRFISRELGLKLLPTSPIDYVPRFCSGLTLKGEVQSRAVEILRQAAERELTSGRGPTGVAAAAIYISSILGGERRTQREVAEVAGVTEVTIRNRYKELAEKLDIEIIL is encoded by the coding sequence TAGAGAAACTACGAATACTTCAAACCGAGCGCGAGGCCCTGAAGAACCGCAACAGGGTCATCGAGCACGAGAAGAAGACTGAGGACCATACCGAGTCTGTCTGTCCGGAATGCAAGAGCCGGCAACTGGTCCATGATTATGAACGGGCAGAGCTGGTCTGCCAGAACTGCGGGCTTGTCATCGACGATGACTTCATCGACCGCGGACCAGAGTGGCGTGCATTCGATCACGACCAGCGGATGAAGCGGTCGAGGGTCGGAGCACCGATGACCTTCACAATCCACGACAAGGGTCTCTCGACGATGATCGACTGGAGAAACCGGGACTCGTATGGTCGTGCCATCAGCAGTAAGAACCGGGCCCAGTTGTACCGGCTCCGGAAATGGCAGCGGCGGATCAGGGTCAGCAACGCCACAGAGCGGAACCTTGCGTTTGCCCTGAGCGAACTGGACCGGATGGCCTCGGCTCTCGGTCTGCCAAGGAATGTCCGGGAGACGGCCGCTGTCGTCTACCGTGACGCCGTCGACAAGAACCTGATCCGTGGTAGATCGATCGAAGGGGTTGCTGCGGCGGCACTATATGCGGCCTGTCGCCAGTGCAGTGTCCCGCGGACACTCGATGAGATCGCCGAGGTTTCGCGTGTCTCCCGTAAGGAGATCGGCAGAACCTACCGGTTCATCTCGCGCGAGCTCGGGCTCAAACTGCTCCCAACATCCCCGATAGACTATGTTCCGCGCTTCTGCTCAGGGCTGACGCTGAAAGGCGAGGTCCAGAGCAGGGCCGTGGAGATCCTTCGCCAGGCAGCAGAACGCGAACTTACGAGCGGCAGAGGGCCGACCGGAGTCGCTGCTGCCGCCATTTATATCTCCTCAATCCTCGGGGGCGAACGACGCACCCAGCGTGAGGTCGCCGAGGTCGCCGGCGTGACCGAGGTCACGATCAGGAACAGATATAAGGAACTGGCTGAAAAGTTAGATATCGAGATAATCCTCTAA